CTCCAGAGCACCTGTCAGAATCCTTCCCAGGAATCTCTTTGAAGAATAAACAATTTGGGACTAGCTGATTGCAAAGCTTTCAGAAAAAATCAAAGTAAGATAATAACTGTGAATGACCGAAGACTTAGGATAGCCATGGCTCAGGATCTGATGAGAGTTTATTATATTCGTGACACGGTTggcaaggaaatttggttatttctgtggcatacaGCATTTTAATGTAATAACCAAAATTATGACTGATAACATTGTACCAGATTTCTAGGAATAGCATGTGAGATAGGATATATATCATACGATAACGTATCAgatttctaggaattttatagagTTTTTGCAACATCATATCAAAACCAAACCCGTAAATAGAACCTCCAGAAGACTTAGTGTGACTTACTATTTCACATGCTTTCCATCTAATGTAGCACATCGGATAAGCCTGATTAGTTTGACATCTGTCTTTCACAAGGCAGAAGACAAATCCTTTTGAGAAATCCTAGTACCTTTCCAGAAACtcccaaaattatttttctttctttttttctgagatggagtctcgctctgtcgcccaggctggagtgcagtggcgcgatctcagctcactgcaagctccacctcccgcgttcacaccaatctcctgcctcagcctcccacgtagctgggactacaggcgcccacccccaccaccacacccagctaattttttgtattttttagtagagacggggtttcactgtgttagccaggatggtgtcgatctcctgacctcgtaatccacctgcctcggcctcccaaagtgctgggattacaggcatgagccaccgtgcccagcctgttcttcTTTTAAACCAAAAAGACTTTCAGGTgagtcaaaaccaaaaccaataaGCTTTTTATGACTTAACCATGGATGAAAGAGACACCTTCAAAATCAGGTGCAAAGGAGGCAGCCCCCCCAGCCCGGAACCACCCCACAGACAGTAGAGAAGGGCCCTTGTCAGCGCAGGAGTGAGGGGCGCTTTCCAGCACTGACCCAGCGACAAAGGTGGAGACGGGAAAAGCCCCTCGTGGATGTGGACGGTGAAACTGAGCTGGCGCCTCGGGCAGTGATGCTCAGGCTGGCAGAGACCAGGGAGAGAGTTCTCACCGGTCATAAGGCCAAGCTCTCAAGACACAAGACAAACAGGAAAGAAACACCTGCCCCTGGGAGGAAAGAACCCTTGGGCACCAAAACCAAATTTCCATGAGAGTCGCGAGCCACGCGAATGACTTTCTCCCGCCAAGCTGTACTGGGAAGAGCAGGAACAAGACGTGTTTGCCTCCCACCCTCAGCCGGGCactgcagacagacagacagacagagagcggGCTGTGGTCAGAGTCCCCTCTGACCTCTGCTGGCTTCGTGTCAGTCTCCCGGATGTCATCTGCAGGCTCCAGAGCAGGCTGCGTGTCAGCAGCTGAGACCCAAGGCACACATGATGGAGTAAGGAGAGGAGCACACGCGTGTATTGGACGCAGACACTCCACATTTGTGAACCTTTCCTGCACCCATCACCTCAGTAAACCCCAGGGAAGCGCGTGGGCCTTGATCCCAGGTCCAGGCCCTCTGCCCAGGCCCCTCCTCAGCAGGGCCCAGCCGTGCCCGCTTCACAGCAGCTCAGGTCGGGTTCTCGTAGCTGGTGAAGCTGGAGAGCCTCTCCCGCAGGGCCTTGAAGCAGGGTCTCTGCTCGGGGTCCCTGCACCAGCATGTCAGCATCAGCTTGTGCACGCTGGGCGGGCACTCCAGAGGGCAGGGCATGCGGTAGCCGGCGTCCACCCTCAGGAAGGCCTCATGGTTGGACATGCCTGCGGCCGACAGGGATGAGAAGAGCTGGGGCCCACCTGCCTACCCTCCCCCAAGAAGCCACACCAGCCATCCACTGCCCCTTCCTGGGGCCTTCCCCGCAGCCTCAGCTGCCATACCTTGGCGCCACCCAGCACACTGTCCACTGCTAACACCTCCCTCTGGACAGGGCTCCAacaggcagctccaggcaccagCCTGGGTGCTCAGAGAATGGTGCAGGTGTGGAGTTCAGGTGATGGCCCGCGGAGGGCCCTGAAGCCcgtgggggaggcaccccccaccgtCCCTGCCGGCTACCCAGGACCTCCCCCACTCTGCCTCTCATGCCCAGTCAGGGACACTGGGGACAGTACCTGGGTAGGGCACCTGACCCCTGCTGAACATCTCATGCAGGAGAATCCCAAAGGACCAGACGTCGGATTTGGTGGAGTAATGGCCTCGGGAGAGCGCTTCAGGGGCCGTCCACTTGTAGGGGATATTGTGGTCATGGGAGAGGTACACGTCCTCCTGCAATCAGGCTGGCGCTGAGTGGGCCACGGGGGctgcctgtgccctgcccccgAAGCATGGACGGGCACAGCGGCCACACTGCCCCAGCAGTGGGACGGTGATGACCCCACTGTCTGACCCACGCACGGCCGCTGCAGCTAAGGCCACACTGGGGCCTGACCACCTTCAGGAGCCCAACTTcccctgggattgcaggtgtgtgggGACCGGAGGGCCGGGGGGACAGGGAACTGGGAGGCTCCCAGGCCGTCagaggggcccagggctgggcCAGTGAACAAGGCACGTGAACAAGGCAGCGGCTGCATGGTGGGCCCTGCTGTGTGTGCCATTCGGAATGGGGGCCCCACTGGACTCACGGTTTCCCACCTCCCTGCTCAGCCTGGGCTCCCGAGGGCAGGGGCCGCATCCTGCTCCCAGCGGAGTCCCCAGCTCCACACACAGGAAGCCCCCAGCCCTCCGGCCACGCCCCGGCCATGACCCCAGCCACGCCCTCTGAGGGCCCTACCTTGATAAGCCTGGCTAACCCGAAGTCCCCAACTTTGCAGAGGGTGTTTTCCCCGACGAGGATGTTCCTGGCGGCCAGGTCCCGGTGGATGTAATTCTGTGACTCCAGGTAACACATGCCCTCAGCCACCTGCCAGGCGATATCCAGCAGCTCCGAAACGGGCAGGACTTTCTCATCAGAGTCTGCAGAGGGGGATGGAGCAGAGCCTGGGGTCAGCTGAGCCAGCTGAGGTGGGGAAGGGGTGGAGGCTGGGCCATGTCTCATCTGCCTCAAAGCTCTGCGGGCTCAGAGGAGGGACTGGGGCAAAGGGCAGCTGGCCTGATTGAAAATTGGAACTGCAGGCCAGCTACCGCCCTTCTGGAAGGCAACTGTTTATCACGAACCAAGGAgcaagctgggcgcggtggctcacacctgtaatcccagcactttgagaggctgaggcgggtggatcacgagttcaggagatcgagaccctcctggctaacacggtgaaaccccatctctactaaaaatacaaaaaattagctgggcgtggtggcgggcgcctgtagtcccagctactcaggaggctgaggcaggagaatggcatgaacccgggaggcggagcttgcagtgagccgagatcacgccactgcactccagcctgggtgacagagcgagactccgtctcaaaaaaaaaaaaaaaaaaatatatatatatatatataattagctgggcatggtgacaggtgcctgtaatctcagctactcaggtggctgaggcaggagaatcatttgaacccaggaggcggaggttacagtgagccgagaccgcgccattgcactccagcctgggcgacaagagcgagactccgtctcaaaaaaaaaaaaaaggaaccaaggAGCAGTTCCTAGTGGTCTAGCCCAGCGATTTCCCTTCTGGAAGTTTGTGATGACGCGGGAGGAGCTGGACGCAGAAGGACCAGCGAAGAAGCTCATGACTGCGTGATGTAGGCAGTGGGAACTCGAACAGGAGAATGGCTGAGTGTCAGCGGCTTGCGGCCTGGTGGTGCCTGTTTTACCCCACATTCCCTCCCGGAGGACCCTGAAGGGCGTGGGGACCGTCTGAGATGATCAAGCCCTTTGTGTGAGGGCGAGGGGTACGGAGCCTTTCACTCAGAGCTCAAACGTGCGTGGTGCCTCAGTGTAGCTCTCCTCAGACACACACGGCATTTTCCGACACCACAACGTTCCCTCCCGTTCTAACATCGGAATCCAAACTGCGCCTTCACGCACGGGCATCTCCATTCCCTGGCAGCgattgtctttggttttggtgagaaaggaaataatggAACTTAGAGAGGATGAAGTCTTTGAGCGAATGtgatctgtgtgtgtctgtgtgtgtgtctgggtcagtgtgtgtctgtgtgtgtgtgtctgtgtgtctgtgtgtgtctgtgtgtgtccgtgtgatctgtgtgtgtgtctgtgtccatgtgatctgttttgtgtgtctctgtgtgtgtctgtgtctatgtgtatgtctgtgtgtgtcgtgtgatgtgtgtgtcttgtgtgtgtgtctgtgtgtgcatgtgtgtctctgtgtgtgcatgtgtatgtctgtgtgcatgtgtgtgtgtctgtgtgtgcatgtgtgtctgtgtgcgtgtgtgtctctgtgtgtctgtgtctgtgtgtgtgcatgtgtgtgtctgtgtgtctacgtgtgtgtgcgtgtagaCGTGGTGGGGGGGTGTGCACTTTATTTCCTCATGCGCCCCCGCTGCCTCCAGCAAGAGCCCCGGCCCATGCCACTCACCACGGAGCAGCTCCAGCAGGCTGCCCTTGGCCATGAGCTCCGTGATGATGTACACGGGGTCCCCCACGGACACCACGGCGTACAGCGCCAGGATGTGTTTGTGCCGCAGCTTCTTCATGGCCTGGATCTCCGACTGCAGCATCTGCTGGTGCAGGAGGTTGTCTGCGGGGACGGGTGGACTCAGTGGATGCAGCCCCTGACCCCCCAGGCCCCAAGGAAGAGGCCAAGGCCCTGCCCCCACACACAGCAGCCCTCACACCCAGCAGCTGTGCAGGACACACAGACCTCCTGCCCCCGACAGGGCACCTGGCTCCCGAGGCCACGAAATGGCAGACGCAGCCGGCCCCACAGGGCCCCAGCCTGGCGTACCCACGGGGCCGTGGTGGCCACCCGATTTCTTCCTGTGCCCGGCCCAGACCTCTGACGTAGAGGCCAGACCTCTGCTGGGGCCCAGACGGGTTCCAGGGAAGTTTTACCCATTTCCAGTGATCTATTTTAATGGCTTTCCATTACGTCaaggattttaaattttctttctttctttttttttttttccaagatggggtcttgctctgtcgcccagtctggagtgcagtgcgatctcagctcactgcaatctccgcctcctgggttcaagcgattctcctgcctcagcctcccgagtagctgggactacaggcacatacctccacactcggctaatttttgtatttttaatagagacgcggtttccccatgttggccaggctggtctcaaactcctgacctcgtgatccgcccacctcggcctcccaaagtgtggggattacagatgtgagccaccgtgcccggcctaaaattttcttttataataaatgtatttaggTAAAAACATAGGTTCAATTGAAAGGGAACCACTCTCCCACGGACGCTGTAGGTGCTGCGTGGGGCTCGAGGCCAGAGGTCCCTGTTGGCGGGGTGGGAGGGTGGCCCAGGGCAGGCACGGGGCCACACAGAGCCCTGACCGGGGCCCACTCACC
This window of the Gorilla gorilla gorilla isolate KB3781 chromosome 21, NHGRI_mGorGor1-v2.1_pri, whole genome shotgun sequence genome carries:
- the PTK6 gene encoding protein-tyrosine kinase 6; this translates as MVSRDQTHLCPKYVGLWDFKSRTDEELSFRAGDVFHVARKEEQWWWATLLDEAGGAVAQGYVPHNYLAERETVESEPWFFGCISRSEAVRQLQAEGNAAGAFLIRVSEKPSADYVLSVRDTQAVRHYKIWRRAGGRLHLNEAVSFLSLPELVNYHRAQSLSHGLRLAAPCRKHEPEPLPHWDDWERPREEFTLCRKLGSGYFGEVFEGLWKDRVQVAIKVISRDNLLHQQMLQSEIQAMKKLRHKHILALYAVVSVGDPVYIITELMAKGSLLELLRDSDEKVLPVSELLDIAWQVAEGMCYLESQNYIHRDLAARNILVGENTLCKVGDFGLARLIKEDVYLSHDHNIPYKWTAPEALSRGHYSTKSDVWSFGILLHEMFSRGQVPYPGMSNHEAFLRVDAGYRMPCPLECPPSVHKLMLTCWCRDPEQRPCFKALRERLSSFTSYENPT